One genomic window of Triplophysa rosa linkage group LG11, Trosa_1v2, whole genome shotgun sequence includes the following:
- the LOC130561046 gene encoding multidrug resistance-associated protein 1-like isoform X2: MDTLCSISGLDPLWDWNLTWYTPHPDLTQCFQHTVLVWFPCFYLWICAPFYCLYLRFYDHGRISISSLCCAKMGLGLCLASFGFLELVYLLVERNKEIEHHMVFLLSPIIRSLTMILAVFVMHLERVWGCRSSVFLFLFWILTVVCSLVPLRANIQAIIDQLTQLILSCFADRRPETLKPVYVKNLCPVEDASFLSKLLFWWYGRLVVKGYRSPLKAEDLWSLREEDTSEKIIRDFEKEWAKQWSKLQQQECSLNAAQALGYKISEQTQLLRKLHKEQSSGFCLLRTLAKTFGPYFLTGTLCLVIQDAFMFSIPQVLSLLLGFVRDEDAPLWKGYLFAFMMFLLSCLQSLFNHQYMYTCFTVGMRVKTAVMGLVYRKSLVINSAARRTCTVGEIVNLVSADTQKLMDFVVYFNAAWVAPIEIALCLFFLWQRLGPSALAGIATVILIFPLNGFIAKMRSKLQEVQMKYMDGRIKLMNEILSGIKILKFYAWENAFRERVLGYREKELNALKKSQILYSLSIASFNSSTFLIAFTMFGVYVLIDDKHVLDAQKVFVSMALINILKTPLSQLPFAMSTSMQALVSLKRLGKFLCQDELKEGNVERIPYSPDVDSVAINNGTFSWSKDGLPCLKKINVKVQHGSLVAVVGHVGSGKSSLLSAMLGEMEKKSCHVTVQGSVAYVPQQAWIQNATLKDNILFGRERIPTWYQKVLEACALLPDLEILPARDATEIGEKGLNLSGGQKQRVSLARAVYRKADVYLLDDPLSAVDAHVGQHIFEKVIGPNGVLKNKTRILVTHGLSFLPLADLILVMVDGEITEMGSYSELLSREDAFADFVKAFAVSERKENATLKGTRKSVSRLSMTDFSIDLSQEQLISGDMGSANIQTMEAISDTEQEQDQEEVGRLTQADKAHTGRVKLELYVEYFRTIGLALIIPIIFLYAFQQAASLAYNYWLSLWADDPVVNGTQVDTDLKLGVFGALGFAQGIGIFGTTVAISLGGIIASRHLHLDLLNNVLHSPMSFFESTPSGNLLNRFSKEIDAIDCMIPDGLKMMLGYVFKLLEVCIIVMLATPFAGLIILPLTLLYAFVQSFYVATSCQLRRLESVSRSPIYTHFNETVQGASVIRAFGEQPRFILLANSRVDHNQTSYFPRFVATRWLAVNLEFLGNLLVLAAAILSVIGRATLSPGIVGLAVSHSLQVTGILSWIVRAWTDVENNIVSVERVNEYAETPKEAPWTLEDSRLPLGWPRTGSIEFKQYGLQYRRGLDWALKEITLGVNEREKVGIVGRTGAGKSSLALGIFRILEAAKGKIFIDRLNIAEIGLHELRSRITIIPQDPVLFSGSLRMNLDPFDGYTDEEVWRALELAHLKNFVSGLPDKLNHECSEGGENLSLGQRQLVCLARALLRKTKFLVLDEATAAVDLETDNLIQSTIRTQFEDCTVLTIAHRLNTIMDYTRVIVMDRGYITEMDTPSNLISQRGQFYGMCREAGLM; encoded by the exons ATGGACACCCTTTGCAGTATCAGTGGCTTGGATCCTCTCTGG GACTGGAATCTCACATGGTATACACCACACCCAGACCTCACCCAATGCTTCCAGCACACAGTACTGGTGTGGTTTCCCTGTTTCTATCTGTGGATTTGTGCCCCTTTCTACTGCTTGTACCTCAGATTCTACGACCATGGACGTATATCCATATCAAGTCTTTGCTGTGCCAAGATG GGTTTGGGTCTTTGTCTGGCTTCTTTTGGTTTCTTGGAGTTGGTCTATCTGTTGGTGGAAAGGAACAAAGAGATTGAGCATCATATGGTCTTTCTCCTGAGCCCGATCATTCGCAGTCTTACAATG ATACTGGCAGTGTTTGTGATGCACCTGGAGAGGGTGTGGGGATGTCGTTCCTCTGTTTTCCTCTTCTTGTTCTGGATACTGACAGTGGTGTGTTCACTGGTGCCTCTCAGAGCCAATATACAAGCCATCATAGACCAG CTGACTCAACTCATCCTCAGCTGTTTCGCTGATCGGCGTCCAGAGACTCTCAAGCCTGTTTATGTAAAG AACCTCTGTCCAGTTGAGGATGCTTCTTTCTTATCAAAACTGCTGTTTTGGTGGTATGGCAG ATTAGTGGTTAAAGGCTATCGCTCCCCTTTAAAAGCTGAAGATCTCTGGTCTCTACGAGAAGAGGATACATCTGAAAAAATCATCCGTGATTTTGAGAAAGAATGGGCCAAGCAGTGGTCCAAACTCCAGCA GCAGGAGTGTTCTTTGAACGCAGCTCAGGCTCTTGGTTATAAGATAAGTGAGCAAACACAGCTGCTCAGAAAACTCCATAAAGAACAAAGCTCAGGCTTCTGTTTGCTTCGGACACTAGCCAAAACCTTTGGCCCCTATTTTTTGACTGGGACTCTCTGTCTGGTCATCCAAGATGCTTTCATGTTCTCCATCCCACAGGTGTTAAG TCTTCTGCTTGGCTTTGTGAGGGATGAAGACGCCCCCTTGTGGAAGGGTTACCTATTTGCTTTTATGATGTTCCTGTTGTCTTGTCTTCAGTCCCTGTTCAACCATCAGTACATGTATACCTGCTTCACAGTGGGAATGAGGGTTAAAACTGCAGTTATGGGTCTAGTATACAGGAAG TCTCTGGTCATCAACAGCGCGGCCCGTAGAACATGCACAGTGGGTGAGATCGTGAACCTGGTTTCTGCCGACACCCAGAAACTGATGGATTTCGTGGTGTACTTCAATGCAGCTTGGGTTGCCCCGATTGAAATCGCCTTGTGTCTTTTCTTCCTTTGGCAG CGTCTGGGACCATCGGCCCTGGCAGGCATTGCCACAGTGATTCTCATCTTTCCTTTGAACGGGTTCATCGCCAAAATGAGGAGCAAGCTCCAG GAGGTCCAGATGAAGTACATGGATGGACGGATCAAGCTGATGAATGAGATCTTAAGCGGAATAAAGATCCTGAAGTTTTACGCCTGGGAGAATGCCTTCAGAGAACGTGTTCTCGGCTATAGAGAGAAAGAGCTCAACGCTCTGAAGAAATCTCAGATCCTGTACTCCTTATCTATTGCCTCCTTCAACTCCTCCACCTTCTTG ATTGCGTTCACCATGTTTGGAGTGTATGTGCTGATAGATGATAAACACGTTCTGGATGCTCAGAAGGTTTTTGTGTCCATGGCCCTCATCAATATTCTGAAAACTCCTCTCAGTCAACTTCCCTTTGCAATGAGCACTAGCATGCAG GCATTAGTTTCTCTCAAACGTCTGGGGAAGTTTCTCTGTCAGGATGAGCTGAAGGAGGGTAATGTGGAGAGAATTCCTTACAGCCCTG ATGTCGATAGTGTTGCTATCAATAACGGCACCTTCAGCTGGTCAAAAGATGGCCTACCATGCCTCAAGAA GATCAATGTGAAAGTGCAGCATGGCTCTCTGGTGGCTGTGGTGGGGCATGTGGGAAGTGGAAAATCTTCTCTTCTGTCTGCAATGCTaggagagatggaaaagaaaaGCTGCCATGTTACAGTTCAA GGTTCTGTGGCTTACGTGCCTCAGCAGGCCTGGATCCAGAACGCCACTCTCAAAgacaacattttgtttggacgGGAGAGAATACCCACCTGGTACCAAAAAGTATTGGAGGCCTGTGCTCTTCTACCAGACCTGGAGATCCTACCTGCAAGAGATGCCACAGAGATTGGAGAGAAA GGACTGAATCTGTCCGGAGGTCAGAAACAGAGAGTGAGTCTGGCACGTGCCGTGTACAGAAAAGCTGATGTCTATCTCCTGGATGATCCTCTGTCGGCCGTGGATGCACATGTGGGTCAGCACATCTTCGAAAAAGTCATTGGACCTAATGGAGTTCTTAAAAATAAG ACTCGTATTCTGGTGACGCACGGGCTGAGCTTCCTGCCGCTGGCAGACCTGATCCTGGTGATGGTGGATGGAGAGATCACAGAGATGGGCTCTTATTCTGAGCTTCTGAGCAGGGAAGATGCATTTGCTGACTTTGTTAAAGCTTTTGCTGTTAGTGAACGCAAGGAGAACGCCACACTTAAAG GAACCAGGAAATCTGTCTCTCGTCTCAGTATGACAGACTTCTCTATTGATCTCTCCCAAGAGCAACTCATCAG TGGAGATATGGGAAGTGCAAATATACAAACCATGGAGGCCATATCTGACACAGAACAAGAGCAGGACCAGGAGGAAGTTGGCAGACTCACCCAGGCTGACAAAGCCCATACAGGCCGT GTGAAGCTGGAGTTGTATGTGGAGTATTTCAGGACCATCGGTCTGGCTCTCATCATCCCCATCATCTTCCTCTACGCATTCCAGCAAGCCGCCTCGCTGGCCTACAACTACTGGCTGAGCTTGTGGGCGGATGACCCAGTTGTAAATGGGACGCAAGTGGACACGGATCTGAAGCTTGGTGTGTTTGGAGCGCTCGGCTTTGCACAAG GAATTGGGATTTTTGGAACCACCGTGGCTATTTCACTAGGAGGAATAATTGCGTCCCGCCATCTTCACTTGGACCTTCTCAACAATGTGCTTCACTCGCCCATGTCCTTCTTTGAGAGCACACCCAGCGGAAACCTTCTCAACCGCTTCTCCAAAGAGATAGACGCCATTGACTGCATGATCCCCGATGGTCTGAAGATGATGTTGGGCTATGTGTTCAAACTGCTGGAGGTTTGCATTATCGTAATGTTGGCGACTCCTTTTGCTGGATTGATCATATTGCCACTGACTCTACTTTATGCCTTCGTTCAG AGCTTCTACGTAGCCACATCTTGCCAATTGCGTAGACTTGAGTCTGTGAGTCGTTCACCCATCTATACTCACTTCAATGAGACGGTCCAAGGAGCCAGTGTGATCCGTGCATTTGGAGAACAGCCCAGGTTCATCCTATTGGCTAACAGTCGAGTTGACCACAACCAAACTTCCTACTTCCCAAGATTCGTGGCCACCAG GTGGCTGGCGGTGAATCTTGAGTTCCTGGGTAATTTGCTAGTCCTTGCTGCAGCCATCCTTTCCGTCATAGGAAGAGCGACTTTAAGCCCTGGAATTGTGGGTCTCGCTGTGTCCCATTCTCTCCAG GTAACTGGGATCCTGAGTTGGATTGTGAGGGCATGGACAGATGTAGAAAACAACATAGTCTCTGTTGAGAGAGTAAATGAATATGCTGAAACTCCAAAAGAG GCACCATGGACATTAGAGGACAGTCGACTGCCTCTAGGTTGGCCCAGAACCGGATCCATTGAGTTCAAGCAATATGGACTTCAGTACCGCAGGGGTCTTGACTGGGCCTTGAAAGAAATCACTCTCGGAGTtaatgagagagagaag GTTGGAATTGTGGGAAGAACAGGTGCTGGAAAGTCATCTCTTGCTTTAGGAATCTTCCGGATCCTTGAAGCAGCAAAGGGAAAGATCTTCATAGACAGGTTAAACATTGCAGAGATCGGCTTGCATGAACTGAGGTCTCGTATCACCATCATCCCACAG GACCCAGTGCTGTTCTCAGGTTCCCTGCGTATGAATCTGGACCCGTTTGATGGCTACACCGATGAGGAGGTGTGGAGAGCTCTGGAACTCGCACATCTCAAGAACTTTGTGTCTGGGCTGCCTGACAAGCTGAACCACGAGTGTTCAGAGGGAGGTGAAAACCTCAG TTTGGGTCAGAGGCAACTGGTTTGTCTGGCTCGAGCTCTTCTCAGGAAGACCAAGTTTCTGGTTTTGGATgaagccacagcagctgtggaCCTGGAGACTGACAATCTGATTCAGTCCACCATCAGAACTCAGTTTGAGGACTGCACCGTTCTGACCATCGCACACCGCCTCAACACCATCATGGACTACACTAG GGTGATCGTGATGGACAGAGGTTACATCACAGAAATGGACACTCCATCCAATCTAATCTCTCAACGTGGTCAGTTTTATGGAATGTGTCGGGAGGCGGGACTAATGTGA
- the LOC130561046 gene encoding multidrug resistance-associated protein 1-like isoform X1 has product MDTLCSISGLDPLWDWNLTWYTPHPDLTQCFQHTVLVWFPCFYLWICAPFYCLYLRFYDHGRISISSLCCAKMGLGLCLASFGFLELVYLLVERNKEIEHHMVFLLSPIIRSLTMILAVFVMHLERVWGCRSSVFLFLFWILTVVCSLVPLRANIQAIIDQGFSTDAMRFLAFFVFFSLQLTQLILSCFADRRPETLKPVYVKNLCPVEDASFLSKLLFWWYGRLVVKGYRSPLKAEDLWSLREEDTSEKIIRDFEKEWAKQWSKLQQQECSLNAAQALGYKISEQTQLLRKLHKEQSSGFCLLRTLAKTFGPYFLTGTLCLVIQDAFMFSIPQVLSLLLGFVRDEDAPLWKGYLFAFMMFLLSCLQSLFNHQYMYTCFTVGMRVKTAVMGLVYRKSLVINSAARRTCTVGEIVNLVSADTQKLMDFVVYFNAAWVAPIEIALCLFFLWQRLGPSALAGIATVILIFPLNGFIAKMRSKLQEVQMKYMDGRIKLMNEILSGIKILKFYAWENAFRERVLGYREKELNALKKSQILYSLSIASFNSSTFLIAFTMFGVYVLIDDKHVLDAQKVFVSMALINILKTPLSQLPFAMSTSMQALVSLKRLGKFLCQDELKEGNVERIPYSPDVDSVAINNGTFSWSKDGLPCLKKINVKVQHGSLVAVVGHVGSGKSSLLSAMLGEMEKKSCHVTVQGSVAYVPQQAWIQNATLKDNILFGRERIPTWYQKVLEACALLPDLEILPARDATEIGEKGLNLSGGQKQRVSLARAVYRKADVYLLDDPLSAVDAHVGQHIFEKVIGPNGVLKNKTRILVTHGLSFLPLADLILVMVDGEITEMGSYSELLSREDAFADFVKAFAVSERKENATLKGTRKSVSRLSMTDFSIDLSQEQLISGDMGSANIQTMEAISDTEQEQDQEEVGRLTQADKAHTGRVKLELYVEYFRTIGLALIIPIIFLYAFQQAASLAYNYWLSLWADDPVVNGTQVDTDLKLGVFGALGFAQGIGIFGTTVAISLGGIIASRHLHLDLLNNVLHSPMSFFESTPSGNLLNRFSKEIDAIDCMIPDGLKMMLGYVFKLLEVCIIVMLATPFAGLIILPLTLLYAFVQSFYVATSCQLRRLESVSRSPIYTHFNETVQGASVIRAFGEQPRFILLANSRVDHNQTSYFPRFVATRWLAVNLEFLGNLLVLAAAILSVIGRATLSPGIVGLAVSHSLQVTGILSWIVRAWTDVENNIVSVERVNEYAETPKEAPWTLEDSRLPLGWPRTGSIEFKQYGLQYRRGLDWALKEITLGVNEREKVGIVGRTGAGKSSLALGIFRILEAAKGKIFIDRLNIAEIGLHELRSRITIIPQDPVLFSGSLRMNLDPFDGYTDEEVWRALELAHLKNFVSGLPDKLNHECSEGGENLSLGQRQLVCLARALLRKTKFLVLDEATAAVDLETDNLIQSTIRTQFEDCTVLTIAHRLNTIMDYTRVIVMDRGYITEMDTPSNLISQRGQFYGMCREAGLM; this is encoded by the exons ATGGACACCCTTTGCAGTATCAGTGGCTTGGATCCTCTCTGG GACTGGAATCTCACATGGTATACACCACACCCAGACCTCACCCAATGCTTCCAGCACACAGTACTGGTGTGGTTTCCCTGTTTCTATCTGTGGATTTGTGCCCCTTTCTACTGCTTGTACCTCAGATTCTACGACCATGGACGTATATCCATATCAAGTCTTTGCTGTGCCAAGATG GGTTTGGGTCTTTGTCTGGCTTCTTTTGGTTTCTTGGAGTTGGTCTATCTGTTGGTGGAAAGGAACAAAGAGATTGAGCATCATATGGTCTTTCTCCTGAGCCCGATCATTCGCAGTCTTACAATG ATACTGGCAGTGTTTGTGATGCACCTGGAGAGGGTGTGGGGATGTCGTTCCTCTGTTTTCCTCTTCTTGTTCTGGATACTGACAGTGGTGTGTTCACTGGTGCCTCTCAGAGCCAATATACAAGCCATCATAGACCAG GGTTTCTCTACAGACGCGATGAGATTTTTGGCGTTTTTCGTGTTCTTCTCCCTCCAGCTGACTCAACTCATCCTCAGCTGTTTCGCTGATCGGCGTCCAGAGACTCTCAAGCCTGTTTATGTAAAG AACCTCTGTCCAGTTGAGGATGCTTCTTTCTTATCAAAACTGCTGTTTTGGTGGTATGGCAG ATTAGTGGTTAAAGGCTATCGCTCCCCTTTAAAAGCTGAAGATCTCTGGTCTCTACGAGAAGAGGATACATCTGAAAAAATCATCCGTGATTTTGAGAAAGAATGGGCCAAGCAGTGGTCCAAACTCCAGCA GCAGGAGTGTTCTTTGAACGCAGCTCAGGCTCTTGGTTATAAGATAAGTGAGCAAACACAGCTGCTCAGAAAACTCCATAAAGAACAAAGCTCAGGCTTCTGTTTGCTTCGGACACTAGCCAAAACCTTTGGCCCCTATTTTTTGACTGGGACTCTCTGTCTGGTCATCCAAGATGCTTTCATGTTCTCCATCCCACAGGTGTTAAG TCTTCTGCTTGGCTTTGTGAGGGATGAAGACGCCCCCTTGTGGAAGGGTTACCTATTTGCTTTTATGATGTTCCTGTTGTCTTGTCTTCAGTCCCTGTTCAACCATCAGTACATGTATACCTGCTTCACAGTGGGAATGAGGGTTAAAACTGCAGTTATGGGTCTAGTATACAGGAAG TCTCTGGTCATCAACAGCGCGGCCCGTAGAACATGCACAGTGGGTGAGATCGTGAACCTGGTTTCTGCCGACACCCAGAAACTGATGGATTTCGTGGTGTACTTCAATGCAGCTTGGGTTGCCCCGATTGAAATCGCCTTGTGTCTTTTCTTCCTTTGGCAG CGTCTGGGACCATCGGCCCTGGCAGGCATTGCCACAGTGATTCTCATCTTTCCTTTGAACGGGTTCATCGCCAAAATGAGGAGCAAGCTCCAG GAGGTCCAGATGAAGTACATGGATGGACGGATCAAGCTGATGAATGAGATCTTAAGCGGAATAAAGATCCTGAAGTTTTACGCCTGGGAGAATGCCTTCAGAGAACGTGTTCTCGGCTATAGAGAGAAAGAGCTCAACGCTCTGAAGAAATCTCAGATCCTGTACTCCTTATCTATTGCCTCCTTCAACTCCTCCACCTTCTTG ATTGCGTTCACCATGTTTGGAGTGTATGTGCTGATAGATGATAAACACGTTCTGGATGCTCAGAAGGTTTTTGTGTCCATGGCCCTCATCAATATTCTGAAAACTCCTCTCAGTCAACTTCCCTTTGCAATGAGCACTAGCATGCAG GCATTAGTTTCTCTCAAACGTCTGGGGAAGTTTCTCTGTCAGGATGAGCTGAAGGAGGGTAATGTGGAGAGAATTCCTTACAGCCCTG ATGTCGATAGTGTTGCTATCAATAACGGCACCTTCAGCTGGTCAAAAGATGGCCTACCATGCCTCAAGAA GATCAATGTGAAAGTGCAGCATGGCTCTCTGGTGGCTGTGGTGGGGCATGTGGGAAGTGGAAAATCTTCTCTTCTGTCTGCAATGCTaggagagatggaaaagaaaaGCTGCCATGTTACAGTTCAA GGTTCTGTGGCTTACGTGCCTCAGCAGGCCTGGATCCAGAACGCCACTCTCAAAgacaacattttgtttggacgGGAGAGAATACCCACCTGGTACCAAAAAGTATTGGAGGCCTGTGCTCTTCTACCAGACCTGGAGATCCTACCTGCAAGAGATGCCACAGAGATTGGAGAGAAA GGACTGAATCTGTCCGGAGGTCAGAAACAGAGAGTGAGTCTGGCACGTGCCGTGTACAGAAAAGCTGATGTCTATCTCCTGGATGATCCTCTGTCGGCCGTGGATGCACATGTGGGTCAGCACATCTTCGAAAAAGTCATTGGACCTAATGGAGTTCTTAAAAATAAG ACTCGTATTCTGGTGACGCACGGGCTGAGCTTCCTGCCGCTGGCAGACCTGATCCTGGTGATGGTGGATGGAGAGATCACAGAGATGGGCTCTTATTCTGAGCTTCTGAGCAGGGAAGATGCATTTGCTGACTTTGTTAAAGCTTTTGCTGTTAGTGAACGCAAGGAGAACGCCACACTTAAAG GAACCAGGAAATCTGTCTCTCGTCTCAGTATGACAGACTTCTCTATTGATCTCTCCCAAGAGCAACTCATCAG TGGAGATATGGGAAGTGCAAATATACAAACCATGGAGGCCATATCTGACACAGAACAAGAGCAGGACCAGGAGGAAGTTGGCAGACTCACCCAGGCTGACAAAGCCCATACAGGCCGT GTGAAGCTGGAGTTGTATGTGGAGTATTTCAGGACCATCGGTCTGGCTCTCATCATCCCCATCATCTTCCTCTACGCATTCCAGCAAGCCGCCTCGCTGGCCTACAACTACTGGCTGAGCTTGTGGGCGGATGACCCAGTTGTAAATGGGACGCAAGTGGACACGGATCTGAAGCTTGGTGTGTTTGGAGCGCTCGGCTTTGCACAAG GAATTGGGATTTTTGGAACCACCGTGGCTATTTCACTAGGAGGAATAATTGCGTCCCGCCATCTTCACTTGGACCTTCTCAACAATGTGCTTCACTCGCCCATGTCCTTCTTTGAGAGCACACCCAGCGGAAACCTTCTCAACCGCTTCTCCAAAGAGATAGACGCCATTGACTGCATGATCCCCGATGGTCTGAAGATGATGTTGGGCTATGTGTTCAAACTGCTGGAGGTTTGCATTATCGTAATGTTGGCGACTCCTTTTGCTGGATTGATCATATTGCCACTGACTCTACTTTATGCCTTCGTTCAG AGCTTCTACGTAGCCACATCTTGCCAATTGCGTAGACTTGAGTCTGTGAGTCGTTCACCCATCTATACTCACTTCAATGAGACGGTCCAAGGAGCCAGTGTGATCCGTGCATTTGGAGAACAGCCCAGGTTCATCCTATTGGCTAACAGTCGAGTTGACCACAACCAAACTTCCTACTTCCCAAGATTCGTGGCCACCAG GTGGCTGGCGGTGAATCTTGAGTTCCTGGGTAATTTGCTAGTCCTTGCTGCAGCCATCCTTTCCGTCATAGGAAGAGCGACTTTAAGCCCTGGAATTGTGGGTCTCGCTGTGTCCCATTCTCTCCAG GTAACTGGGATCCTGAGTTGGATTGTGAGGGCATGGACAGATGTAGAAAACAACATAGTCTCTGTTGAGAGAGTAAATGAATATGCTGAAACTCCAAAAGAG GCACCATGGACATTAGAGGACAGTCGACTGCCTCTAGGTTGGCCCAGAACCGGATCCATTGAGTTCAAGCAATATGGACTTCAGTACCGCAGGGGTCTTGACTGGGCCTTGAAAGAAATCACTCTCGGAGTtaatgagagagagaag GTTGGAATTGTGGGAAGAACAGGTGCTGGAAAGTCATCTCTTGCTTTAGGAATCTTCCGGATCCTTGAAGCAGCAAAGGGAAAGATCTTCATAGACAGGTTAAACATTGCAGAGATCGGCTTGCATGAACTGAGGTCTCGTATCACCATCATCCCACAG GACCCAGTGCTGTTCTCAGGTTCCCTGCGTATGAATCTGGACCCGTTTGATGGCTACACCGATGAGGAGGTGTGGAGAGCTCTGGAACTCGCACATCTCAAGAACTTTGTGTCTGGGCTGCCTGACAAGCTGAACCACGAGTGTTCAGAGGGAGGTGAAAACCTCAG TTTGGGTCAGAGGCAACTGGTTTGTCTGGCTCGAGCTCTTCTCAGGAAGACCAAGTTTCTGGTTTTGGATgaagccacagcagctgtggaCCTGGAGACTGACAATCTGATTCAGTCCACCATCAGAACTCAGTTTGAGGACTGCACCGTTCTGACCATCGCACACCGCCTCAACACCATCATGGACTACACTAG GGTGATCGTGATGGACAGAGGTTACATCACAGAAATGGACACTCCATCCAATCTAATCTCTCAACGTGGTCAGTTTTATGGAATGTGTCGGGAGGCGGGACTAATGTGA